The Deltaproteobacteria bacterium genome includes a window with the following:
- a CDS encoding DUF882 domain-containing protein, with protein sequence MKTFFFILCLLLLIPFPLNAMDRFFILGSGKIHFSQNGKTLEAQYRQGENYDEKALKKINAVYGSNFENPAERMSLRFLEVLSAIQAHFNNASIYIKSGYRSPNTNQKLREQGKLAAQSSMHKEAAAADFYLEGVSAEALRDYAQGLDCCGVGYYHGRHIHLDTGPKRWWDEKTSGTESKEPQENEKIIAMTQYDLYSPSEKISFDLARVTNFPIQIKSLGIQKIAPANVKQASIFFDLKQFSKKTFSSASELKNIEIKPEKMPTGRYYIEINFSNSSWSKMPATIYSNEFEVR encoded by the coding sequence ATGAAAACTTTTTTCTTTATTCTCTGCCTTTTACTTCTTATTCCTTTTCCTTTAAATGCCATGGACCGTTTTTTTATCTTGGGTTCTGGAAAAATTCATTTCAGTCAAAATGGGAAAACCCTTGAAGCTCAATATCGCCAGGGAGAGAACTATGATGAAAAGGCCTTAAAAAAAATTAATGCCGTTTACGGAAGCAATTTTGAAAATCCGGCGGAAAGAATGTCTCTGAGATTTTTAGAAGTTTTATCCGCCATCCAGGCCCATTTTAACAATGCCTCTATTTATATTAAATCAGGATACCGAAGCCCCAATACAAACCAGAAACTGAGGGAGCAAGGCAAACTGGCTGCCCAATCGAGCATGCACAAAGAAGCGGCCGCAGCCGATTTTTATTTAGAGGGCGTGAGCGCAGAGGCATTGCGTGACTATGCCCAAGGCCTGGATTGTTGTGGGGTCGGTTATTACCACGGACGTCACATCCATTTAGATACCGGGCCCAAACGTTGGTGGGATGAAAAAACTTCAGGCACCGAAAGCAAAGAGCCTCAGGAAAATGAGAAAATAATTGCGATGACTCAATACGACCTCTATTCGCCTTCTGAAAAAATAAGTTTCGATTTAGCACGTGTAACGAATTTTCCCATCCAGATCAAATCGCTTGGCATTCAGAAAATTGCCCCGGCAAATGTCAAACAGGCTTCCATTTTTTTTGACCTCAAACAGTTTTCCAAAAAAACTTTCTCTTCTGCGAGCGAACTCAAAAACATCGAGATAAAACCCGAAAAAATGCCAACAGGTCGATATTACATTGAAATCAACTTTTCAAATTCTTCATGGAGCAAAATGCCCGCAACCATTTATTCTAACGAATTTGAAGTGAGGTGA
- the hisB gene encoding imidazoleglycerol-phosphate dehydratase HisB — protein MARKSTIQRNTKETQIEVDLNLDGTGKYKIDTPIPFFNHMLEQFSRHGLFDITLKAKGDTHIDYHHTVEDVGITLGEAFEKALGDKAGIKRYGHFSLPMDEVLTNVALDFCNRPALVFHSLLKTGKIKDFDVELVYEFFQGFTNAAKINLHINVMYGRNKHHIVESMFKSFAKACDRATQIDERMKGALPSTKGKL, from the coding sequence ATGGCCCGAAAATCCACGATTCAACGCAACACCAAAGAAACACAAATTGAAGTCGATTTAAACCTGGATGGAACAGGAAAATACAAAATCGACACTCCCATCCCCTTCTTCAATCACATGCTGGAGCAATTCTCCCGTCACGGTTTGTTTGATATCACGCTCAAGGCCAAGGGGGACACGCACATTGATTATCATCACACGGTAGAAGATGTAGGCATTACCTTGGGAGAGGCCTTCGAAAAAGCCCTGGGCGATAAGGCCGGCATTAAACGCTATGGCCACTTCAGTTTGCCGATGGATGAAGTCCTCACCAACGTCGCACTGGATTTTTGCAATCGCCCTGCCCTCGTTTTTCACAGTCTGCTTAAGACTGGAAAGATTAAAGATTTTGATGTGGAACTGGTCTACGAATTTTTTCAGGGCTTCACCAACGCCGCCAAAATCAATCTGCATATTAATGTGATGTATGGCCGCAATAAGCATCATATTGTGGAATCGATGTTTAAATCGTTTGCCAAGGCTTGTGATAGGGCGACTCAAATTGACGAGAGAATGAAGGGCGCTTTGCCTTCGACCAAAGGGAAACTTTAA
- the hisH gene encoding imidazole glycerol phosphate synthase subunit HisH: protein MIAIIDYGMGNLRSVQKAFEHLNVKCCVTHDLKKIENASKLVLPGVGAFRDCMQNLEEKKLIEPILKGIQSGKPFLGICLGMQVLLTESEEFGSHKGLNVIPGKVLRFPQSEALKVPHMGWNSIKKLPAAKGSPLQDIEDSAYVYFVHSYYVVPEDKKIISTTTPYGFDFCSSLHQDNIFATQFHPEKSQEIGLKILEGFAQTKE from the coding sequence ATGATAGCAATCATCGACTACGGCATGGGCAACTTACGCAGTGTTCAAAAGGCCTTTGAGCATTTGAACGTCAAATGCTGCGTTACCCACGACCTCAAAAAAATTGAAAATGCCTCCAAGCTTGTTTTGCCCGGGGTAGGTGCTTTTCGCGACTGTATGCAAAATCTGGAAGAGAAGAAATTGATTGAACCTATTTTAAAGGGCATTCAATCGGGCAAACCTTTTTTGGGCATTTGCCTGGGGATGCAGGTATTGCTGACTGAGAGTGAAGAGTTTGGATCTCACAAAGGCCTCAATGTCATTCCCGGAAAAGTGCTGCGTTTTCCTCAAAGTGAAGCACTCAAAGTCCCTCACATGGGATGGAACTCGATCAAGAAACTCCCAGCGGCCAAAGGATCTCCTCTTCAAGACATCGAAGACTCTGCTTACGTGTATTTTGTTCATTCTTATTATGTAGTCCCCGAAGATAAAAAAATAATTTCTACAACCACCCCTTACGGCTTTGATTTCTGTTCCAGCCTGCACCAGGATAATATTTTCGCCACCCAGTTTCATCCCGAAAAAAGTCAGGAAATTGGCTTGAAAATATTGGAAGGATTCGCGCAGACTAAGGAATGA